In a single window of the Oculatellaceae cyanobacterium genome:
- a CDS encoding calcium-binding protein has product MAIINVDTLTDVIDGSDGVTSLREAIIEANSTAVDDTINLTLAGNYALNIPGAGEDAAATGDLDILAAGGQVTIVGQQGFETTSITGLATEQVFDILTGATLSVNDVTIVNNSTTAIRNNGTFLADRTLIQDATTGNDRFIFNASSLLPADTLDGGATGTDTFVLNNGAAGDTVTIDLSQAADQLTATGGTVGDATLQNFEDINLLTFAGTATLTGDANDNLLAGGFGADTITGGIGADTLNGGSGIDSLTGGTGDDRYIVDNPSDIVNEGGGDGIDTVISTATTYTLPTQVERFVLSGTANISGNGNELDNLINGNSGSNTLSGAGGNDRLVGNEGNDTLLGGAGEDSLTGGIGNDSMNGGAGNDTYYVDSTSDIVSESVTGVAGGTDSVFSTATFILSTNIENLSLQGTTNINGTGNLLNNNITGNAGNNSLNGGAGNDSLIGGLGNDTLTAGPGNDSLTGSDGNDRLLGNEGNDTLFGGAGVDVLNGGSGDDMMVGGTGADTYFVDSTLDVVNENGTDLASIDTVISTVTFSASKYIDRLILQGTSNVDGTTGDLNNTLTGNNGNNILSSGKGADTITGGLGDDTLIGGLGNDTLSGNAGADSFRFDAPTEGVDLILDFVSGTDQIAVLASGFGGGLTAPDLSADQFRSGAGVSSSTTATDRFLYNTSNGDLFFDADGTGAASALQIATLFRAPTLTASDIVVI; this is encoded by the coding sequence ATGGCGATTATAAATGTTGATACTCTCACTGACGTTATAGATGGTTCTGATGGCGTTACATCGTTGCGGGAAGCGATTATTGAAGCCAACAGTACTGCCGTTGACGATACCATTAATTTGACACTAGCAGGTAATTATGCCCTAAACATTCCAGGTGCTGGCGAAGATGCTGCCGCCACAGGCGACCTCGATATTCTCGCTGCTGGTGGTCAAGTAACTATCGTTGGACAACAAGGGTTTGAAACCACTAGCATCACGGGTTTAGCTACTGAGCAAGTATTTGACATCTTGACAGGTGCTACATTAAGTGTCAACGATGTCACGATCGTCAATAACTCTACAACAGCTATTCGTAACAATGGTACCTTCCTAGCAGATCGTACTTTGATTCAGGATGCTACTACGGGTAATGATCGGTTTATTTTTAACGCCTCTAGCCTATTACCCGCCGACACTTTGGATGGCGGCGCAACAGGTACGGATACCTTTGTACTCAATAACGGTGCGGCTGGTGATACAGTCACAATTGATTTATCACAAGCTGCTGATCAGCTTACTGCTACTGGTGGAACAGTTGGGGATGCAACCCTGCAAAACTTTGAAGACATTAATTTATTAACCTTTGCAGGTACAGCAACTTTAACTGGTGATGCCAACGATAACCTGCTGGCAGGCGGTTTTGGCGCTGACACTATTACTGGTGGTATAGGCGCTGACACACTCAATGGTGGAAGTGGAATTGATAGCCTCACTGGTGGTACGGGCGATGACAGATACATCGTTGATAATCCCTCTGATATCGTTAATGAAGGTGGCGGGGATGGCATCGATACAGTCATCTCTACAGCTACTACTTATACATTACCTACCCAGGTCGAAAGGTTTGTCTTGAGTGGCACTGCCAATATTAGCGGCAACGGGAATGAACTTGACAACCTGATAAATGGTAATAGTGGCAGTAACACCCTTAGTGGTGCTGGTGGTAATGACCGTCTGGTTGGTAATGAAGGCAATGACACTCTCTTGGGTGGGGCAGGTGAAGATAGCCTCACTGGTGGTATAGGTAATGACAGCATGAACGGTGGTGCTGGTAACGACACCTACTATGTTGACAGCACGTCAGACATCGTTAGTGAAAGTGTTACCGGTGTAGCTGGTGGTACCGATAGTGTCTTCTCCACAGCTACGTTCATCTTAAGTACAAATATCGAAAACCTCTCTCTTCAAGGCACTACCAACATTAATGGTACTGGTAATCTTCTAAACAACAACATTACTGGTAATGCTGGAAATAACTCCCTAAATGGTGGGGCGGGAAATGATAGTTTAATTGGTGGCTTAGGCAACGATACTTTAACAGCAGGGCCTGGTAACGATTCTCTCACTGGTAGTGATGGTAATGATCGCCTGCTCGGTAATGAAGGGAATGACACCTTGTTTGGGGGTGCAGGTGTTGATGTCCTCAACGGAGGTAGCGGTGATGACATGATGGTCGGGGGTACAGGTGCAGACACCTACTTTGTTGATAGCACCCTTGATGTTGTCAATGAAAATGGTACCGACCTTGCTAGCATCGATACTGTGATCTCCACAGTTACCTTTTCAGCATCTAAATATATCGACAGGCTAATCCTGCAAGGCACTAGCAATGTTGACGGCACTACGGGCGATTTAAACAACACCCTCACTGGTAATAATGGAAACAACATCCTTAGTAGTGGTAAGGGCGCTGATACTATTACTGGCGGATTAGGCGATGATACTCTCATTGGTGGTTTGGGTAACGATACCCTCAGTGGTAACGCTGGTGCTGATAGCTTTAGATTTGATGCACCTACTGAAGGTGTAGATCTGATCCTAGACTTTGTATCAGGCACAGATCAAATCGCTGTATTGGCTAGCGGTTTTGGAGGTGGATTGACCGCACCGGATTTGAGTGCTGACCAGTTTCGTTCTGGTGCTGGTGTTAGCTCCTCAACCACTGCTACTGATCGTTTCTTGTACAATACAAGCAATGGTGATCTGTTCTTTGATGCTGATGGCACTGGAGCAGCAAGCGCGCTGCAAATTGCTACCCTCTTTAGAGCACCCACGCTCACTGCTAGTGACATTGTTGTGATCTAG
- a CDS encoding N-acetylmannosamine-6-phosphate 2-epimerase, with translation MVSNSINSLNRLADSLIVSCQAPATSPLHDPVIIAAMAEASVLNGAVGVRIDAPTHVAAVRSKVNVPIIGLWKRSHSGYEVYITPQFEDAVAIANAGADIIAIDATSRARPQGETVENLIARIHNELGKPVMADIDSIECAIAAAKAGADCVGTTLYGYTAQTEHLSPPGFDLLTQMVQQLNVPVICEGGIASPQMAKQALKLGAYAVVVGTAITGIDYQVKNYLSILQS, from the coding sequence ATGGTATCTAACTCTATAAATTCGCTTAACCGTCTGGCAGATAGTTTAATTGTATCTTGTCAGGCTCCAGCCACATCCCCATTACATGACCCTGTAATAATTGCAGCAATGGCAGAAGCATCTGTTCTCAACGGTGCAGTTGGTGTACGCATTGATGCGCCAACTCATGTCGCAGCCGTAAGAAGTAAAGTAAATGTACCAATAATTGGATTGTGGAAGCGATCGCATTCAGGATACGAAGTATACATTACACCACAATTTGAAGATGCGGTTGCGATCGCCAATGCAGGTGCAGATATTATTGCCATTGATGCAACCTCTAGAGCGCGTCCCCAAGGAGAAACCGTAGAAAACTTAATTGCGCGTATACACAATGAATTAGGCAAACCAGTAATGGCAGATATAGATAGTATAGAATGTGCGATCGCCGCCGCAAAAGCTGGTGCAGATTGTGTAGGTACAACACTCTACGGCTACACCGCCCAAACTGAACATCTTTCACCACCTGGCTTTGATTTATTAACCCAGATGGTACAACAGTTAAATGTTCCTGTAATTTGCGAAGGTGGAATTGCTTCACCCCAAATGGCAAAGCAAGCCTTAAAATTAGGAGCCTATGCAGTAGTAGTTGGCACTGCCATTACAGGTATAGATTACCAAGTTAAAAACTATCTCTCTATTCTCCAAAGTTGA
- a CDS encoding DUF2993 domain-containing protein: MSQEGTGLGEQALNKAAEIGLSSQLDEVENLEVQVKTDPFKLMSGELESVSIEGEGLVMNNDLRAEELTVNTGKISINPLSAAFGKIELNHPTDADAEVVLKEEDINRAFNSEFLREKLQNLQVNINGQPTTIDTKRVDFRLPGEQKVSLSADIVLSQTNEQKKIEFTATPRKSPDGYSVLLEDVQYSEGKDLSPDLTKTLLDKANELLDLRNFELEGMSLRLKALDVQAGKMNLQAQAHVEQFPSE; this comes from the coding sequence GTGAGCCAAGAAGGAACAGGGCTAGGTGAACAGGCGCTGAATAAAGCAGCTGAAATCGGATTATCTAGTCAACTAGATGAAGTAGAAAATCTGGAAGTACAAGTTAAAACTGATCCTTTCAAGCTGATGAGTGGAGAACTAGAATCAGTCTCCATTGAAGGCGAGGGTCTAGTGATGAACAATGACTTGCGTGCAGAGGAATTAACAGTAAACACAGGAAAAATTTCCATCAATCCACTAAGCGCAGCGTTTGGAAAAATTGAACTTAACCATCCAACAGATGCAGATGCTGAGGTTGTCCTCAAAGAAGAGGATATCAACCGTGCATTCAATTCGGAATTCCTGCGTGAAAAGCTGCAAAACCTGCAAGTTAATATTAATGGTCAACCCACAACTATTGATACTAAGCGTGTAGATTTTCGTTTACCAGGTGAGCAGAAAGTATCATTGAGTGCTGATATTGTTCTTTCCCAAACCAATGAGCAGAAGAAAATCGAGTTTACCGCAACCCCTCGTAAAAGTCCTGATGGCTACTCTGTGCTACTAGAAGATGTTCAGTACTCAGAAGGAAAGGATTTATCCCCAGATTTAACCAAAACTTTATTGGATAAAGCCAACGAACTTTTAGATTTGCGAAATTTTGAGCTAGAGGGAATGTCACTACGCCTGAAGGCGCTGGATGTACAAGCAGGAAAAATGAACCTGCAAGCTCAAGCACACGTAGAACAATTTCCATCGGAATAA
- a CDS encoding DUF2231 domain-containing protein, giving the protein MTQTPSVPPLIESDESDYRDSGVTSTVAVAGHPIHPLLITLPITFLVSAPVTDIVYWLTSDLFWAKVSYWVIVAGLATGVLAAITGLMDFLRIERVRKRKAGWAHLLLNVGALGLTIINLVVRLGDPSSKILYLGLTISVIVATLLGLSGWYGAELIYRHKVAVIGYGDPNR; this is encoded by the coding sequence ATGACACAGACTCCCAGTGTTCCACCGTTAATTGAGAGCGATGAAAGCGATTATCGAGATTCTGGTGTGACCAGTACAGTTGCTGTTGCTGGGCATCCTATCCACCCTCTGCTAATCACATTACCCATCACTTTTTTGGTGAGCGCACCAGTAACAGATATAGTCTACTGGTTGACTAGCGATTTATTCTGGGCAAAAGTCTCTTATTGGGTAATTGTTGCTGGTTTAGCTACTGGTGTTCTAGCTGCTATTACTGGTTTGATGGACTTTTTGAGAATTGAACGAGTCCGCAAGCGCAAAGCTGGTTGGGCGCATCTGTTACTCAATGTTGGCGCGTTGGGGTTGACAATTATCAATTTGGTTGTGCGTTTGGGCGACCCAAGCAGTAAAATCTTGTATTTAGGACTGACAATTTCAGTAATTGTCGCAACACTTCTTGGTCTTTCAGGTTGGTACGGTGCTGAATTAATCTATCGTCATAAAGTGGCTGTGATTGGTTACGGCGACCCCAATAGATAA
- a CDS encoding DUF2809 domain-containing protein yields MTQFNKQHLYTLASLLIILPLGLLSKLYSGPGQQWLNNYAGDVFYEIFWCLFLSLFYFKSISLKKIPLWVFSVTCVIEFLQLWHPPWLQRVRSYFLMKLLLGTTFSWWDFPHYLLGSVIGWLWIRKIYQPNEKTSKG; encoded by the coding sequence ATGACTCAATTTAATAAGCAGCATTTGTATACGCTCGCTTCTCTATTAATAATTTTACCACTTGGTTTATTATCTAAGTTGTACTCTGGGCCAGGTCAGCAGTGGTTAAATAATTATGCAGGAGATGTTTTCTATGAAATATTCTGGTGTTTATTTTTATCCTTATTTTATTTTAAGAGTATAAGTTTAAAAAAGATTCCTTTATGGGTTTTTAGTGTCACCTGTGTCATTGAATTTTTACAACTTTGGCATCCACCCTGGCTGCAAAGGGTGCGCTCATATTTTTTGATGAAATTACTGTTAGGTACAACTTTTTCTTGGTGGGATTTTCCACATTATTTATTGGGTAGTGTAATAGGCTGGTTATGGATACGAAAAATATATCAGCCCAATGAAAAAACAAGTAAAGGTTAA
- a CDS encoding metallophosphoesterase, with translation MSIKRRQFLFLTSLSGFGLAILGKSLLAQIPNSRNLKSQPVSELTTPATGETPLLRFVSVADTGTGAKGQYAVANAMTRYHKQRPFNLVVLAGDNIYNNGEIEKIKAVFEQPYQSLLQQNVKFHACLGNHDIRTDNGDLQVRYPGFNMQGQRYYTFRRNSVQFFALDTNHNADWQTQLPWLEKVLSKSNAPWKVVFGHNPLYSSGHYGVNQDLISKLTPLFKKYGVQLYINGHDHSYERTQPINGTTYLICGAGAGVRPVGRSEWTAHSASKLSFAAFDVYSDRILISGIDIDHRIFDQGIINRG, from the coding sequence ATGAGTATTAAACGCCGTCAGTTTCTATTTTTAACTAGCCTCAGTGGTTTTGGATTAGCTATTTTGGGTAAGAGCCTTCTCGCTCAAATACCCAATTCTCGAAATTTAAAATCCCAACCTGTATCAGAATTAACAACACCAGCAACAGGCGAAACTCCTTTATTACGCTTTGTATCCGTAGCAGACACCGGAACAGGTGCTAAAGGTCAATATGCTGTAGCTAATGCGATGACTCGTTATCACAAACAACGACCTTTTAATTTAGTCGTTTTAGCTGGAGATAATATTTATAACAACGGTGAAATTGAGAAAATTAAAGCCGTATTTGAGCAACCTTATCAATCTTTACTCCAGCAAAACGTTAAATTTCACGCTTGTCTAGGAAACCATGACATCCGCACCGATAATGGTGATCTGCAAGTGCGTTATCCAGGCTTTAATATGCAAGGGCAACGCTATTACACATTTCGCCGCAACTCAGTGCAATTTTTTGCCCTAGACACTAATCATAATGCTGATTGGCAAACTCAACTACCTTGGTTAGAAAAAGTACTTAGCAAAAGTAATGCACCTTGGAAAGTCGTATTTGGACACAATCCACTTTATTCATCCGGTCACTATGGTGTGAATCAAGACTTAATTAGTAAGCTGACACCTTTGTTTAAAAAGTATGGTGTACAACTTTATATTAATGGTCACGATCACAGCTATGAACGCACACAGCCAATTAATGGTACTACCTACTTAATTTGTGGCGCTGGGGCGGGAGTGCGACCAGTAGGGCGTTCAGAGTGGACGGCGCATTCTGCAAGTAAATTGAGTTTTGCTGCGTTTGATGTGTATAGCGATCGCATCTTAATTAGTGGTATTGATATAGATCACCGCATTTTTGATCAAGGGATTATTAACAGAGGGTGA
- a CDS encoding metallophosphoesterase, with the protein MRIAQIPDSPIQEIRYLVAATSKTRVVEKILPIFVAKVDALPEGLNALIATSDLQGIEPQQRCLLGHTVAQELESLAALGKIPSPETIGVLLAGDLYAQTDTRGGEGDVRSVWKAFNRRFRFCAGVAGNHDLFGASLEDMKAFTSIKGIHYFDGNIMTIDGLRISGISGIIGKQSKPFRRREKDYRRTLSNIVKQKPDILILHEAPTVPDAKLAGNELIRSELAKASDLLVICGHVHWKIPIVSLYSSVQVLNVESRVFILID; encoded by the coding sequence ATGCGGATAGCCCAAATTCCTGATTCACCAATTCAAGAAATTAGATATTTAGTTGCCGCTACTAGCAAGACTCGTGTAGTTGAAAAGATTTTACCTATTTTCGTTGCCAAAGTTGATGCTTTACCAGAAGGTTTGAATGCTTTGATTGCTACTAGCGATCTACAAGGTATAGAACCTCAGCAAAGATGCCTTCTTGGTCATACTGTAGCTCAAGAGCTAGAATCTTTGGCTGCTCTAGGAAAAATTCCCTCGCCAGAAACAATAGGTGTGTTGTTAGCAGGCGATTTATATGCCCAAACAGATACTCGCGGTGGTGAAGGTGATGTTCGTTCTGTTTGGAAAGCTTTTAATCGTCGGTTTCGTTTTTGTGCTGGCGTAGCAGGAAATCACGATTTGTTTGGTGCTTCATTAGAAGATATGAAGGCTTTTACATCAATAAAAGGTATACATTACTTTGATGGTAACATAATGACTATTGATGGACTTCGTATTAGTGGCATTTCAGGAATTATAGGTAAGCAAAGTAAACCTTTTCGTCGTCGTGAAAAGGACTATAGAAGAACTTTGAGTAACATAGTTAAACAAAAGCCGGATATTCTGATTCTGCATGAAGCACCAACTGTTCCTGATGCTAAACTTGCAGGAAATGAATTAATTCGCTCTGAACTAGCTAAAGCTAGCGATTTATTGGTCATTTGCGGACACGTACACTGGAAAATACCAATAGTTTCTTTATACTCAAGCGTGCAAGTTCTGAATGTAGAAAGCCGAGTATTTATATTAATAGATTAG
- the cobN gene encoding cobaltochelatase subunit CobN — translation MHRLAATPGGWNSQAEGVIFIEQTPADIVLITAADTDIQTLAVAAAQLPAEFPAVRVVNLLQLQQQLTIDTYAEDVLQQAQVIILRLLGGRSYWSYGLEVLQETVASTGATLIVLPGDDRPDLDLVSHSTVSLTVVNQLWRYFTEGGVDNFVNALKFIADVCLGQSYYPPEPQAVPRVGVYNWREESRGEVQINSAGLHLSPIFALKKVGILFYRAHYLSGNTSVIDALSQALVERQLEPVPVFVSALRDLDVQADLLEYFKPKDAEGIQLLLNTTSFSLAKLETETPQLELWQQLNVPVLQVILSGGNKEQWESNFQGLAPRDMAMNVALPEVDGRIISRAVSFKAVEVWNTELETDVVVYEAVSDRIQFVADLAANWVRLRETQPKDRCIALVLANYPNRDGRLANGVGLDTPASCIEILKALQEAGYFVENIPASGDELIQRLTSGVTNDPEGRELRVVQQSLSVEEYQEYFATLPVEVQKGIGARWGEPSQYATQGVFPISGIQLGNIFVGIQPARGYDLDPSLNYHAPDLEPTHSYLAFYYWLRKHFEAQAIVNVGKHGNLEWLPGKSVALSDSCYPEVAFGALPHLYPFIVNDPGEGSQAKRRAQAVIIDHLTPPMTRAELYGGLQQLEGLIDEYYEAQSLDPSRLKVIGDRINALILQENLGLGTGDWGLVTGNDSNSSLIPNPESLITNIDGYLCELKEAQIRDGLHIFGVCPQGRQLRDLIVAIARQPSNNRLGLTRAIAKDLGLDFDPLTTDFKSPISEIYPPQPPLIKGGGKAQINTVGDVVEILEEYAAELVDKIISSPLSPLPSLLSPPSSPLTSTELQWICDRLLPALLQTTQEITYLLHGLNGGYVPSGASGAPTRGRPEVLPTGRNFYSVDIRAIPTETAWDIGRKAAEVMIERYTQENGEYPKTIGLSVWGTSTMRTGGDDLAEALALLGVQPVWDGVSRRVVDFEILPLSILGRPRVDVTLRISGFFRDAFPNLIDLFNSAVAAVAALDEPADQNPLAAQVKQETELWESSGLSKEDAEMRSRYRIFGSKPGAYGAGLQGLIEAQNWTTDADLAQAYINWSSYAYTSNSRSLGKVEGTPPPSRVPASREGGSDAGSTPLNKEKASCPPLLTGGLGGVSAPEAFEKRLQQMQVVLHNQDNREHDLLDSDDYYQFQGGLTVAVRAVSGKNPQTYFGDNSIPANPKVRKLQEEIDRVYRSRVVNPKWIAGVMRHGYKGAFEMAATVDYLFAYDATANCVSDFMYQGVAEAYLFDSAVQDFIQQKNPWALRDMAERLLEAHQRGLWEGVEPQMVDKLRALVHEAEATIESTIT, via the coding sequence GTGCATCGTTTAGCTGCAACGCCTGGAGGTTGGAATTCTCAGGCAGAAGGTGTGATTTTTATTGAGCAAACACCTGCTGATATTGTTTTAATTACCGCCGCAGATACAGATATTCAAACGCTGGCTGTTGCTGCTGCTCAATTACCTGCTGAATTTCCAGCAGTGCGGGTTGTTAATCTTTTACAACTACAGCAGCAGTTAACGATTGATACGTACGCCGAAGATGTTTTGCAGCAAGCACAAGTAATTATTTTACGATTGCTGGGAGGACGTTCTTACTGGAGTTATGGGTTAGAAGTTTTACAGGAAACAGTTGCAAGCACAGGTGCGACGCTAATTGTTTTACCAGGAGATGACCGCCCTGATCTAGATTTAGTTAGTCATTCTACTGTTTCTTTAACAGTTGTTAATCAATTGTGGCGCTACTTTACAGAAGGTGGAGTAGATAATTTTGTTAACGCTTTAAAATTTATTGCTGATGTTTGTCTGGGGCAATCTTACTATCCACCAGAACCTCAAGCAGTTCCGCGTGTGGGTGTTTATAATTGGCGAGAGGAAAGTAGGGGAGAAGTGCAGATTAATTCTGCTGGTTTGCATTTATCACCTATATTTGCACTTAAGAAAGTAGGTATTCTTTTTTACCGCGCTCATTATTTATCTGGTAACACTTCTGTAATTGATGCCCTGAGTCAAGCTTTAGTTGAACGGCAACTGGAACCTGTACCTGTGTTTGTTTCTGCGTTGCGAGATCTTGATGTGCAAGCAGATTTGTTGGAGTATTTTAAACCTAAAGATGCTGAAGGTATTCAGTTGTTGTTAAATACAACAAGTTTTTCTTTGGCTAAGTTGGAAACAGAAACGCCTCAGTTGGAATTGTGGCAACAATTAAATGTGCCTGTGTTGCAGGTAATTTTAAGTGGTGGAAATAAGGAGCAGTGGGAGTCGAATTTTCAAGGGTTAGCGCCGCGAGATATGGCGATGAATGTGGCTCTACCGGAGGTGGATGGGCGGATTATTAGTCGGGCGGTTTCGTTTAAGGCGGTTGAGGTTTGGAATACCGAGTTAGAAACGGATGTGGTGGTTTATGAGGCGGTGAGCGATCGCATTCAATTTGTAGCAGATTTAGCGGCTAATTGGGTACGTTTGCGCGAAACTCAACCAAAGGATAGATGTATTGCTTTGGTTTTAGCTAACTATCCTAATCGTGATGGCAGGTTGGCTAATGGTGTGGGTTTGGATACTCCTGCTAGTTGCATAGAAATACTTAAGGCTTTGCAGGAAGCTGGTTATTTTGTTGAGAATATACCTGCAAGTGGGGATGAGTTGATTCAGCGTTTAACTTCTGGGGTGACTAATGATCCAGAAGGGCGTGAGTTGCGAGTTGTGCAGCAATCTTTGTCTGTTGAGGAATATCAGGAGTATTTTGCCACGTTACCAGTAGAGGTGCAGAAGGGTATTGGCGCTCGCTGGGGCGAACCTTCCCAATACGCTACCCAAGGGGTTTTCCCTATTTCTGGTATTCAATTAGGCAATATTTTTGTAGGGATTCAGCCTGCGCGTGGTTATGATCTTGACCCTAGTTTGAATTATCATGCACCAGATTTAGAACCAACTCATAGTTATTTGGCTTTTTATTATTGGTTAAGAAAACATTTTGAAGCGCAAGCAATTGTTAATGTAGGGAAACACGGTAATTTGGAGTGGCTACCTGGAAAAAGTGTGGCTTTATCTGATAGCTGTTATCCAGAGGTGGCGTTTGGTGCGTTGCCACATTTATATCCTTTTATTGTTAATGATCCTGGGGAAGGTTCTCAAGCTAAACGGCGGGCGCAAGCGGTAATTATTGATCATTTGACTCCGCCGATGACACGCGCTGAACTTTATGGCGGTTTGCAGCAGTTAGAAGGTTTGATTGATGAGTATTATGAGGCGCAGAGTTTAGATCCTTCTAGGTTAAAGGTGATTGGCGATCGCATTAATGCGCTAATTTTACAGGAAAATTTGGGGTTGGGGACTGGTGACTGGGGACTGGTGACTGGGAATGATTCTAACTCAAGCCTAATCCCTAATCCTGAATCACTAATCACTAATATTGATGGCTATCTTTGTGAGTTGAAGGAGGCGCAAATTAGGGATGGTTTGCATATTTTTGGGGTGTGTCCGCAAGGGCGACAATTAAGGGATTTAATAGTGGCGATCGCACGTCAACCCAGTAATAACCGTTTGGGTTTAACTCGCGCTATTGCTAAAGATTTGGGTTTGGATTTTGACCCTCTGACAACTGATTTTAAGTCGCCTATTTCAGAAATTTACCCCCCCCAACCCCCCCTTATTAAGGGGGGGGGAAAGGCTCAAATTAATACTGTGGGTGATGTTGTTGAAATATTAGAAGAATATGCAGCCGAGTTAGTTGATAAAATCATCTCCTCTCCCCTCTCTCCTCTCCCCTCTCTCCTCTCCCCTCCCTCCTCCCCCCTCACTTCTACTGAGTTGCAATGGATCTGCGATCGCCTTCTCCCCGCCTTACTACAAACTACCCAAGAAATTACTTATTTATTACATGGATTAAATGGGGGATATGTCCCTAGTGGTGCTTCTGGCGCACCTACTAGGGGAAGACCGGAAGTTTTACCTACGGGTCGCAATTTTTACTCGGTTGATATTCGTGCAATTCCTACGGAAACTGCTTGGGATATTGGACGCAAAGCAGCAGAAGTAATGATTGAACGTTATACCCAAGAAAATGGTGAGTATCCCAAAACGATTGGGTTATCGGTTTGGGGTACTTCTACAATGCGGACTGGTGGGGATGATTTAGCAGAGGCGCTGGCGTTATTGGGTGTGCAACCTGTTTGGGATGGTGTGTCTCGACGGGTGGTGGATTTTGAAATTTTGCCGTTATCAATATTAGGTCGTCCGCGTGTAGATGTGACGCTAAGAATTTCGGGATTTTTCCGTGATGCTTTTCCTAATTTAATTGATTTATTCAATTCTGCTGTTGCAGCAGTGGCGGCGTTAGATGAACCCGCAGATCAAAATCCCTTAGCAGCGCAGGTAAAACAAGAAACTGAGTTGTGGGAAAGTTCGGGGTTAAGTAAGGAAGATGCGGAAATGCGATCGCGCTACCGCATTTTTGGTTCTAAACCTGGTGCTTATGGTGCAGGTTTGCAAGGTTTAATTGAAGCGCAAAATTGGACAACTGATGCAGATTTAGCGCAGGCTTATATTAATTGGAGTAGTTACGCTTACACTAGCAATTCTCGCTCTTTGGGGAAAGTTGAAGGAACTCCACCCCCTAGTAGGGTTCCCGCAAGCAGGGAGGGGGGATCTGATGCTGGTTCCACACCTTTAAACAAGGAAAAAGCATCTTGTCCCCCCCTGTTAACGGGGGGGTTAGGGGGGGTTTCCGCCCCTGAAGCTTTTGAGAAACGTCTTCAGCAAATGCAAGTTGTATTGCACAACCAAGATAACCGCGAACATGATTTATTAGATTCTGATGATTACTATCAGTTTCAAGGTGGTTTAACAGTTGCGGTACGTGCAGTTAGTGGGAAAAATCCTCAAACTTACTTTGGTGATAATTCTATACCTGCAAATCCCAAAGTGCGAAAGTTACAAGAAGAAATTGATCGTGTATATCGTTCCCGTGTAGTTAATCCTAAATGGATAGCTGGTGTAATGCGTCACGGTTATAAGGGTGCATTTGAAATGGCGGCGACGGTTGATTATTTATTTGCCTACGATGCTACTGCTAATTGTGTGTCAGATTTTATGTATCAAGGGGTAGCAGAAGCGTATTTATTTGATTCAGCAGTGCAAGATTTTATCCAACAAAAAAATCCTTGGGCGTTGCGAGATATGGCGGAAAGGTTGTTAGAAGCGCATCAACGGGGGTTATGGGAAGGAGTTGAGCCACAGATGGTGGATAAGTTAAGAGCGTTGGTTCACGAAGCCGAAGCTACGATCGAATCAACTATTACCTAA